A window of Echeneis naucrates chromosome 13, fEcheNa1.1, whole genome shotgun sequence contains these coding sequences:
- the cuedc1b gene encoding CUE domain-containing protein 1b isoform X1, with protein sequence MTSLFKRSSSNGGSRSSGSGGGSGGNGGGGGQGQLNNSRPNRQVRRLEFNQAMEDFKTMFPSMDYEVIECVLRSNNGAVDATIDQLLQMSIDGQGSDDSSDSDDSIPAEILERTLEPDSSDEEPPPVYSPPTYDMHIYDRKYPETPPTPPPRFEAQPPPGHQQVRSYRNWNPPLLGNLPDDFLRILPQQSNTTQQSSQSSLSQPSSSSSVSSISQWTAPSGSRSGAAGTAGGPGLTTCGTEQDKKLKQYLEDERIALFLQNEEFMRELQRNREFLIALERDRLKYESKKSKSSHSSSMENSTGEQCSAASMEAVSDDALFRDKLKHMGKSTRKKLFEIARTFSEKTKRRKSKRRTLLKHHSLGTANSTANLLDDVEGNPSEEDGQPRRTNTQEETEQRHEPVS encoded by the exons ATGACTAGCCTTTTCaaacgcagcagcagcaatggAGGTTCCAGAAGTAGTGGAAGTGGGGGCGGGAGCGGTGGCAATGGGGGTGGAGGTGGACAGGGACAGCTCAACAACAGCAGACCCAATCGGCAGGTCAGACGCCTGGAGTTCAACCAGGCCATGGAGGACTTCAAGACCATGTTCCCCTCGATGGACTATGAGGTGATTGAGTGCGTGCTGCGCTCCAACAATGGAGCTGTGGACGCCACCATTGACCAGCTGCTCCAGATGAGCATCGACGGACAAGGCTCAGACGacagttcagattcagatgaCAGCATTCCAGCAGAG ATTCTGGAGCGAACACTGGAACCTGACAGTTCAGATGAGGAGCCGCCTCCAGTTTACTCTCCACCAACATACGACATGCACATTTATGACAGGAAATACCCAGAAACCCCACCAACACCCCCACCAAG ATTTGAAGCCCAGCCACCTCCAGGTCACCAGCAGGTCAGGAGCTACCGGAACTGGAACCCTCCTCTGCTCGGAAATCTCCCCGATGACTTTCTGCGCATTCTGCCTCAGCAGTCAAACACTACAcag CAGAGCTCTCAGAGCAGTCTATCGCagccttcatcctcctcttccgtTTCCTCAATAAGCCAATGGACCGCCCCGTCTGGCTCTCGGTCTGGAGCCGCAGGCACCGCCGGAGGTCCGGGTTTGACCACATGCGGCACAGAGCAAGACAAGAAACTGAAGCAGTACTTGGAGGATGAGCGCATCGCACTGTTCCTGCAGAACGAGGAGTTCATGAGAGAACTGCAGCGCAACCGCGAGTTCCTCATCGCCTTAGAGAGAG ATCGCTTGAAGTATgaatcaaagaaatcaaagtCCAGTCATTCATCTAGCATGGAGAATTCCACAG gtgagcAGTGTTCTGCAGCTTCAATGGAGGCCGTTTCAGATGACGCCCTGTTCAGAGACAAACTTAAGCACATGGGTAAAT CAACAAGAAAGAAGCTGTTTGAAATCGCcagaacattttcagaaaagacCAAGAGGAGAAAGTCAAAAAGGAGAACACTCCTGAAGCACCATTC ACTGGGAACAGCCAACTCGACAGCCAACCTCCTGGATGACGTCGAGGGAAACCCCAGTG AGGAGGACGGTCAGCCTCGGAGGACAAACACTCAGGAAGAGACTGAACAACGTCACGAGCCAGTATCATG A
- the wsb1 gene encoding WD repeat and SOCS box-containing protein 1 isoform X2 — translation MASFPDCVNENDLGKAKFIGELLVPAAPFDQKSGREAWTVAFAPNDSYFAWSQGHRIVRLIPWTKCLKDFSVGHCGEGTNASSPRRLSRQNSDGGKVSLVLSEPCERTIDCGDIVWGLAFGSSVPEKQSRCVNIEWHRFKFGQDQLLLATGLNNGRIKIWDVYTGKLLLNLMDHTDVVQDLTFAPDGSLMLVSASRDKTLRVWDLKDDGNMVKVLRGHHNWVYCSAFSPDSSILCSVGAGKAVLLWNMDKYTLIRKLEGHHNDVVSCEFSPDGALLATASYDTRVIVWDHHKGTILLELGLVRFWSIEERAPQAIAPLSNGLCCAFSAEGSVLSAGTCDGSVHFWECPRSISSLQHMCRMSLRRVMTTQQVEELTIPTPLRDYLTYKII, via the exons ATGGCAAGCTTTCCAGACTGTGTCAACGAAAATGATTTAG GTAAGGCTAAGTTCATTGGTGAACTCCTGGTGCCTGCAGCTCCCTTTGACCAGAAGTCCGGGCGCGAGGCTTGGACTGTAGCCTTTGCACCCAATGATTCCTACTTTGCTTGGTCTCAGGGGCATCGCATTGTAAGGCTCATTCCCTGGACAAAATGCCTGAAAGACTT TTCAGTGGGTCACTGTGGAGAGGGCACCAATGCCTCGAGCCCCCGACGTCTGTCCCGCCAGAACAGTGATGGTGGCAAGGTGAGCCTAGTGTTGAGTGAGCCCTGCGAGCGCACCATTGACTGTGGTGACATCGTCTGGGGCTTGGCCTTCGGTTCATCAGTGCCGGAGAAGCAGAGTCGCTGTGTCAACATCGAGTGGCACCGCTTTAAGTTCGGCCAGGACCAGCTGCTACTGGCAACGGGTCTCAATAACGGTCGTATCAAGATCTGGGATGTTTACACTG GAAAACTGTTGCTGAATCTGATGGACCACACTGATGTGGTGCAAGACTTGACCTTTGCACCTGATGGCAGCCTTATGTTGGTCTCTGCATCCAGAGACAAGACCCTCCGTGTGTGGGACCTCAAGGATGATG GTAACATGGTGAAGGTTTTGCGGGGGCATCATAACTGGGTGTACTGCAGTGCCTTCTCCCCCGACTCCTCCATCTTGTGCTCAGTTGGTGCCGGCAAAGCA GTGTTACTATGGAACATGGATAAGTACACGTTGATCCGGAAGCTGGAGGGGCACCACAATGATGTGGTGTCCTGTGAGTTTTCACCAGATGGGGCACTCTTGGCCACTGCCTCCTACGACACCAGGGTCATTGTGTGGGACCACCACAAGGGCACCATCTTGCTGGAACTGGG GTTGGTTCGTTTCTGGAGCATCGAGGAAAGGGCTCCTCAGGCCATTGCCCCCCTGTCTAATGGTCTCTGCTGTGCCTTTTCCGCTGAAGGGAGTGTCCTTTCTGCTGG GACTTGTGATGGTAGTGTGCACTTCTGGGAGTGTCCTCGCAGCATTTCCAGCCTGCAGCACATGTGCAGGATGTCTCTGCGCCGGGTCATGACCACCCAGCAGGTAGAAGAGCTGACCATTCCAACGCCGCTCCGCGATTACCTGACGTACAAAATCATCTAA
- the wsb1 gene encoding WD repeat and SOCS box-containing protein 1 isoform X1, whose protein sequence is MASFPDCVNENDLGKAKFIGELLVPAAPFDQKSGREAWTVAFAPNDSYFAWSQGHRIVRLIPWTKCLKDFSVGHCGEGTNASSPRRLSRQNSDGGKVSLVLSEPCERTIDCGDIVWGLAFGSSVPEKQSRCVNIEWHRFKFGQDQLLLATGLNNGRIKIWDVYTGKLLLNLMDHTDVVQDLTFAPDGSLMLVSASRDKTLRVWDLKDDGNMVKVLRGHHNWVYCSAFSPDSSILCSVGAGKAVLLWNMDKYTLIRKLEGHHNDVVSCEFSPDGALLATASYDTRVIVWDHHKGTILLELGHLFPPPSPIFAGGSNDRWVRSVSFCPDGRHIASVTDDKLVRFWSIEERAPQAIAPLSNGLCCAFSAEGSVLSAGTCDGSVHFWECPRSISSLQHMCRMSLRRVMTTQQVEELTIPTPLRDYLTYKII, encoded by the exons ATGGCAAGCTTTCCAGACTGTGTCAACGAAAATGATTTAG GTAAGGCTAAGTTCATTGGTGAACTCCTGGTGCCTGCAGCTCCCTTTGACCAGAAGTCCGGGCGCGAGGCTTGGACTGTAGCCTTTGCACCCAATGATTCCTACTTTGCTTGGTCTCAGGGGCATCGCATTGTAAGGCTCATTCCCTGGACAAAATGCCTGAAAGACTT TTCAGTGGGTCACTGTGGAGAGGGCACCAATGCCTCGAGCCCCCGACGTCTGTCCCGCCAGAACAGTGATGGTGGCAAGGTGAGCCTAGTGTTGAGTGAGCCCTGCGAGCGCACCATTGACTGTGGTGACATCGTCTGGGGCTTGGCCTTCGGTTCATCAGTGCCGGAGAAGCAGAGTCGCTGTGTCAACATCGAGTGGCACCGCTTTAAGTTCGGCCAGGACCAGCTGCTACTGGCAACGGGTCTCAATAACGGTCGTATCAAGATCTGGGATGTTTACACTG GAAAACTGTTGCTGAATCTGATGGACCACACTGATGTGGTGCAAGACTTGACCTTTGCACCTGATGGCAGCCTTATGTTGGTCTCTGCATCCAGAGACAAGACCCTCCGTGTGTGGGACCTCAAGGATGATG GTAACATGGTGAAGGTTTTGCGGGGGCATCATAACTGGGTGTACTGCAGTGCCTTCTCCCCCGACTCCTCCATCTTGTGCTCAGTTGGTGCCGGCAAAGCA GTGTTACTATGGAACATGGATAAGTACACGTTGATCCGGAAGCTGGAGGGGCACCACAATGATGTGGTGTCCTGTGAGTTTTCACCAGATGGGGCACTCTTGGCCACTGCCTCCTACGACACCAGGGTCATTGTGTGGGACCACCACAAGGGCACCATCTTGCTGGAACTGGG CcatctcttccctcctccctcacccATTTTTGCTGGAGGGTCAAACGACCGCTGGGTTCGCTCTGTGAGCTTCTGTCCTGATGGTCGACACATCGCCAGCGTCACTGATGACAA GTTGGTTCGTTTCTGGAGCATCGAGGAAAGGGCTCCTCAGGCCATTGCCCCCCTGTCTAATGGTCTCTGCTGTGCCTTTTCCGCTGAAGGGAGTGTCCTTTCTGCTGG GACTTGTGATGGTAGTGTGCACTTCTGGGAGTGTCCTCGCAGCATTTCCAGCCTGCAGCACATGTGCAGGATGTCTCTGCGCCGGGTCATGACCACCCAGCAGGTAGAAGAGCTGACCATTCCAACGCCGCTCCGCGATTACCTGACGTACAAAATCATCTAA
- the wsb1 gene encoding WD repeat and SOCS box-containing protein 1 isoform X3 has product MASFPDCVNENDLGKLLLNLMDHTDVVQDLTFAPDGSLMLVSASRDKTLRVWDLKDDGNMVKVLRGHHNWVYCSAFSPDSSILCSVGAGKAVLLWNMDKYTLIRKLEGHHNDVVSCEFSPDGALLATASYDTRVIVWDHHKGTILLELGHLFPPPSPIFAGGSNDRWVRSVSFCPDGRHIASVTDDKLVRFWSIEERAPQAIAPLSNGLCCAFSAEGSVLSAGTCDGSVHFWECPRSISSLQHMCRMSLRRVMTTQQVEELTIPTPLRDYLTYKII; this is encoded by the exons ATGGCAAGCTTTCCAGACTGTGTCAACGAAAATGATTTAG GAAAACTGTTGCTGAATCTGATGGACCACACTGATGTGGTGCAAGACTTGACCTTTGCACCTGATGGCAGCCTTATGTTGGTCTCTGCATCCAGAGACAAGACCCTCCGTGTGTGGGACCTCAAGGATGATG GTAACATGGTGAAGGTTTTGCGGGGGCATCATAACTGGGTGTACTGCAGTGCCTTCTCCCCCGACTCCTCCATCTTGTGCTCAGTTGGTGCCGGCAAAGCA GTGTTACTATGGAACATGGATAAGTACACGTTGATCCGGAAGCTGGAGGGGCACCACAATGATGTGGTGTCCTGTGAGTTTTCACCAGATGGGGCACTCTTGGCCACTGCCTCCTACGACACCAGGGTCATTGTGTGGGACCACCACAAGGGCACCATCTTGCTGGAACTGGG CcatctcttccctcctccctcacccATTTTTGCTGGAGGGTCAAACGACCGCTGGGTTCGCTCTGTGAGCTTCTGTCCTGATGGTCGACACATCGCCAGCGTCACTGATGACAA GTTGGTTCGTTTCTGGAGCATCGAGGAAAGGGCTCCTCAGGCCATTGCCCCCCTGTCTAATGGTCTCTGCTGTGCCTTTTCCGCTGAAGGGAGTGTCCTTTCTGCTGG GACTTGTGATGGTAGTGTGCACTTCTGGGAGTGTCCTCGCAGCATTTCCAGCCTGCAGCACATGTGCAGGATGTCTCTGCGCCGGGTCATGACCACCCAGCAGGTAGAAGAGCTGACCATTCCAACGCCGCTCCGCGATTACCTGACGTACAAAATCATCTAA
- the cuedc1b gene encoding CUE domain-containing protein 1b isoform X2, which translates to MTSLFKRSSSNGGSRSSGSGGGSGGNGGGGGQGQLNNSRPNRQVRRLEFNQAMEDFKTMFPSMDYEVIECVLRSNNGAVDATIDQLLQMSIDGQGSDDSSDSDDSIPAEILERTLEPDSSDEEPPPVYSPPTYDMHIYDRKYPETPPTPPPRFEAQPPPGHQQVRSYRNWNPPLLGNLPDDFLRILPQQSNTTQSSQSSLSQPSSSSSVSSISQWTAPSGSRSGAAGTAGGPGLTTCGTEQDKKLKQYLEDERIALFLQNEEFMRELQRNREFLIALERDRLKYESKKSKSSHSSSMENSTGEQCSAASMEAVSDDALFRDKLKHMGKSTRKKLFEIARTFSEKTKRRKSKRRTLLKHHSLGTANSTANLLDDVEGNPSEEDGQPRRTNTQEETEQRHEPVS; encoded by the exons ATGACTAGCCTTTTCaaacgcagcagcagcaatggAGGTTCCAGAAGTAGTGGAAGTGGGGGCGGGAGCGGTGGCAATGGGGGTGGAGGTGGACAGGGACAGCTCAACAACAGCAGACCCAATCGGCAGGTCAGACGCCTGGAGTTCAACCAGGCCATGGAGGACTTCAAGACCATGTTCCCCTCGATGGACTATGAGGTGATTGAGTGCGTGCTGCGCTCCAACAATGGAGCTGTGGACGCCACCATTGACCAGCTGCTCCAGATGAGCATCGACGGACAAGGCTCAGACGacagttcagattcagatgaCAGCATTCCAGCAGAG ATTCTGGAGCGAACACTGGAACCTGACAGTTCAGATGAGGAGCCGCCTCCAGTTTACTCTCCACCAACATACGACATGCACATTTATGACAGGAAATACCCAGAAACCCCACCAACACCCCCACCAAG ATTTGAAGCCCAGCCACCTCCAGGTCACCAGCAGGTCAGGAGCTACCGGAACTGGAACCCTCCTCTGCTCGGAAATCTCCCCGATGACTTTCTGCGCATTCTGCCTCAGCAGTCAAACACTACAcag AGCTCTCAGAGCAGTCTATCGCagccttcatcctcctcttccgtTTCCTCAATAAGCCAATGGACCGCCCCGTCTGGCTCTCGGTCTGGAGCCGCAGGCACCGCCGGAGGTCCGGGTTTGACCACATGCGGCACAGAGCAAGACAAGAAACTGAAGCAGTACTTGGAGGATGAGCGCATCGCACTGTTCCTGCAGAACGAGGAGTTCATGAGAGAACTGCAGCGCAACCGCGAGTTCCTCATCGCCTTAGAGAGAG ATCGCTTGAAGTATgaatcaaagaaatcaaagtCCAGTCATTCATCTAGCATGGAGAATTCCACAG gtgagcAGTGTTCTGCAGCTTCAATGGAGGCCGTTTCAGATGACGCCCTGTTCAGAGACAAACTTAAGCACATGGGTAAAT CAACAAGAAAGAAGCTGTTTGAAATCGCcagaacattttcagaaaagacCAAGAGGAGAAAGTCAAAAAGGAGAACACTCCTGAAGCACCATTC ACTGGGAACAGCCAACTCGACAGCCAACCTCCTGGATGACGTCGAGGGAAACCCCAGTG AGGAGGACGGTCAGCCTCGGAGGACAAACACTCAGGAAGAGACTGAACAACGTCACGAGCCAGTATCATG A